One genomic segment of Clostridium estertheticum subsp. estertheticum includes these proteins:
- a CDS encoding ABC transporter ATP-binding protein yields the protein MARNKYDVDEKLESEFNMGHVKRLMRYVIPYKKKMVITIVIMLIASVANLIGPYLIKVALDSKIPSKDVTGLIILSLIYLVTVIINGVCLNIKIKSMTDIGQSVILNIRKDLFEHLQKLPFSYYDSRPHGKILVRVVNYVNSLSDLLSNGIINLITDSFSLIVIIVFMFLIDVRLTLIGLVGLPILVGAAFTIKSLQRKAFQILSSKSSNVNAYIHESICGMKVTQSFSREKENLKIFNELSDNYRKAWMHAIKIQFLMGPFVDNIGNLVVVAVYIMGVAWIANGSITIGVLIAFIAYIGRFWGPINNIANTYNAIINNMAYLERIFETMDEEPNVKDLQDAYEMPEIKGLVEFKNVNFCYEDGQRILNDVNFKANKGESIALVGPTGAGKTTIINLISRFYDLESGEVLIDGVNVRDVLLNSLRKQMGIMLQDSFIFAGTIMDNIRYGKLDATDKEVVAAAKVVRAHEFITTLSEGYNTQVNERGSRLSAGQRQLISFARALLADPRILILDEATSSIDTETEMLLQKGLEELLKGRTSFIIAHRLSTIKNSDRIMYIDHGSIVESGSHDELMKYKGEYYDLYMSQYRMLEAI from the coding sequence ATGGCTAGGAATAAGTATGATGTAGATGAAAAATTAGAATCAGAATTTAATATGGGACACGTTAAAAGACTTATGAGATATGTTATACCTTATAAGAAAAAAATGGTTATAACTATAGTAATTATGCTAATAGCATCAGTTGCAAATCTAATTGGGCCATACCTTATTAAGGTAGCACTGGATAGTAAGATACCAAGTAAAGATGTAACGGGGCTTATAATACTTAGTTTAATATATTTAGTTACAGTAATTATTAATGGAGTTTGTTTAAACATAAAAATAAAGTCTATGACAGATATAGGACAAAGCGTAATTTTAAACATAAGAAAAGATTTATTTGAGCACCTACAAAAACTTCCATTTAGTTATTATGATAGCAGACCGCATGGTAAGATATTAGTAAGGGTAGTTAATTATGTAAATTCATTAAGCGACCTTTTATCAAATGGTATCATTAATTTAATTACAGATAGTTTTAGTTTGATTGTAATTATTGTATTTATGTTTTTAATAGATGTTAGACTTACACTGATTGGTCTTGTGGGACTTCCAATACTCGTAGGAGCTGCTTTTACTATTAAGTCACTTCAAAGAAAAGCATTTCAGATTTTAAGTAGTAAATCATCAAACGTAAATGCGTATATTCATGAAAGTATATGTGGTATGAAGGTTACTCAATCTTTTTCTAGAGAAAAAGAAAATTTAAAAATATTTAATGAACTTAGTGATAATTATAGGAAGGCTTGGATGCACGCTATAAAAATTCAATTCTTAATGGGCCCTTTTGTAGATAACATTGGAAATTTAGTTGTGGTTGCAGTTTACATTATGGGAGTGGCATGGATTGCAAATGGGTCGATAACAATAGGTGTACTTATTGCTTTCATAGCATATATAGGTAGGTTCTGGGGACCAATAAATAATATTGCAAACACATATAATGCTATTATAAATAACATGGCTTATTTGGAAAGAATATTTGAAACTATGGATGAGGAACCTAATGTTAAAGATTTACAAGATGCATATGAAATGCCTGAAATAAAAGGCTTGGTAGAATTTAAAAATGTTAATTTTTGTTATGAAGATGGACAAAGAATATTAAATGATGTAAATTTCAAAGCAAATAAAGGTGAGTCGATAGCACTAGTAGGTCCTACGGGGGCAGGTAAAACCACTATAATTAATCTTATAAGCAGATTTTATGATCTCGAGAGTGGAGAGGTGCTTATAGATGGAGTAAATGTTCGGGATGTATTACTTAATTCATTAAGAAAACAGATGGGTATTATGCTTCAGGATTCGTTTATATTCGCAGGTACTATAATGGATAATATAAGATATGGCAAGCTTGATGCAACGGATAAAGAGGTTGTTGCTGCTGCAAAAGTAGTTAGAGCTCATGAATTTATAACTACATTAAGTGAAGGATACAATACCCAGGTAAATGAAAGAGGGTCAAGACTATCAGCCGGTCAAAGACAGTTAATATCTTTTGCAAGAGCTTTACTTGCAGACCCAAGAATTTTAATTTTAGATGAAGCAACTTCAAGCATAGATACAGAGACAGAAATGTTACTTCAAAAAGGTCTTGAAGAACTTTTAAAAGGAAGAACTTCATTTATAATAGCTCACAGACTTTCTACTATAAAAAATTCAGATAGAATAATGTATATTGATCATGGAAGTATTGTTGAATCGGGGAGTCATGATGAACTTATGAAATATAAAGGTGAATATTATGACCTTTATATGAGTCAATATAGGATGCTTGAAGCTATATAG